From a region of the Hippopotamus amphibius kiboko isolate mHipAmp2 chromosome 3, mHipAmp2.hap2, whole genome shotgun sequence genome:
- the SCGB1A1 gene encoding uteroglobin → MKLTIAIALVTLTLFCSRASTEVCPTLLNILENLFVGTPSSYQATLEPFSSDKDMKDAVFQLKTLVDTLPKEAKASIMKLMDKVVKSPQCA, encoded by the exons ATGAAGCTCACCATCGCCATCGCCCTGGTCACCCTGACTCTCTTCTGCAGTCGTG CATCTACAGAGGTCTGCCCAACCCTTCTAAATATCCTTGAAAACCTCTTCGTGGGCACACCTTCCAGCTATCAGGCTACCCTTGAACCCTTCAGCTCTGACAAAGACATGAAAGATGCAGTGTTCCAGTTGAAGACACTGGTGGACACCCTCCCCAAGGAGGCCAAGGCCAGCATAATGAAGCTTATG gacaAAGTAGTCAAAAGCCCACAGTGCGCTTAG